One Candida dubliniensis CD36 chromosome 1, complete sequence genomic region harbors:
- a CDS encoding 60S ribosomal protein L7 (spliced gene;~Similar to S. cerevisiae RPL7A) — translation MATTLKPETLQKKEKAQQKTAEERAAAKKVRKAANKEKRKVIFDRAAAYQKEYTEAERSVIKAKRDAKASNSYYVDAQPKLVFVVRIKGINKIPPKPRKVLQLLRLTQINAGVFVRLTKATSELIKLAEPYVAYGYPSLSTIRQLVYKRGFGKVNKQRIALSDNAIIEANLGKFNILSIEDLIHEIYTVGPNFKQVNNFLWPFKLSNPNGGFRARKFQHFIQGGDTGNREEFINALVKQMN, via the exons ATGGCTAC CACTTTGAAACCAGAAACTttacaaaagaaagaaaaagctcAACAAAAAACTGCTGAAGAAAGAGCTGCTGCCAAGAAGGTCAGAAAAGCT GccaacaaagaaaagagaaaggTTATCTTTGACAGAGCTGCTGCTTACCAAAAGGAATACACTGAAGCTGAAAGATCTGTCATCAAGGCCAAGAGAGATGCTAAAGCTTCTAACTCTTACTACGTTGATGCTCAACCAAAATTGGTTTTCGTTGTCAGAATCAAGGGTATTAACAAGATTCCACCAAAGCCAAGAAAGGTTTTGCAATTATTAAGATTGACCCAAATTAATGCTGGTGTTTTCGTCAGATTGACCAAAGCCACCTCtgaattgatcaaattggCTGAACCATACGTTGCTTACGGTTACCCATCTTTGTCTACCATCAGACAATTGGTCTACAAGAGAGGTTTCGGTAAGGTCAACAAGCAAAGAATTGCTTTATCTGACAATGCCATTATTGAAGCTAACTTGGGTAAATTCAACATCTTGTCTattgaagatttgattCACGAAATTTACACTGTTGGTCCAAACTTCAAGCAAGTCAACAACTTCTTGTGGCCATTCAAATTATCCAATCCAAACGGTGGTTTCAGAGCCAGAAAATTCCAACACTTTATCCAAGGTGGTGACACCGGTAACAGAGAAGAATTCATTAACGCTTTAGTTAAACAAATGAACTAA
- a CDS encoding conserved hypothetical protein (complement(338378..339727) would extend it, but no evidence supporting 5'/aminoterminal extension), whose amino-acid sequence MIATQQSIIDKLIDICWKRVRGTSDFIFLSQIRPIINEIQDILQKDSLFNERENEIIKQFIQSDPMKKLQKQELKKFIDRSVEFGNFEIFLLNRHRLTSQDIKRRIEQNSFLNDSMTDTKIPRLLPTREYKYKVWDELRQRDDYIKEKTQALDSKDLKYSQLLSQIDEQHLTVKALKGENLTLKKHIRELESQLSKQPPVNATNAVYGLQLKERDLTIKKLDQVGKEYKKRIGQLEQQQLEASKAMNILKQSILEQDKLVGKLKEKLINKTNDDKSNLKKFITSLPIIKQWYILLKYKMDNRNTKMLALNIMLLIVTAWLFGMVLQMTYRTGILLFSTSPSPATYIYDNYGRNRLSFRLGFDLWRNIPWLEKLIYHYLEW is encoded by the coding sequence ATGATAGCCACTCAACAAagtattattgataaattgattgatatatGTTGGAAGCGAGTAAGAGGAACTTCTGactttatatttttatctCAGATAAGGCCTATTATCAATGAAATCCAAGATATATTACAGAAAGATTCACTATTTAATGAACgagaaaatgaaattatcaaacaGTTTATACAAAGTGATCCCATGAAGAAACTTCAGAAACAGGAGCTCAAAAAGTTTATAGATCGGTCTGTTGAGTTTGGGAATTTTGAGATATTTTTACTCAACAGGCATAGACTAACGTCTCAGGATATTAAACGACgaattgaacaaaataGCTTTTTGAATGATTCTATGACAGACACTAAAATACCAAGACTCTTGCCTACTCGTGAGTACAAGTACAAAGTTTGGGATGAGTTGAGACAAAGAGACGACTatatcaaagaaaaaacacAAGCTTTAGACTCGAAAGACTTGAAGTATTCACAGTTATTGTCACAGATTGATGAACAGCACCTTACAGTAAAGGCCCTCAAGGGTGAAAATCTTACACTCAAGAAGCACATACGAGAGCTCGAATCACAACTATCGAAACAACCACCAGTGAACGCAACAAATGCTGTTTACGGTTTGCAATTAAAAGAACGTGATTTGACtatcaaaaaattggaCCAAGTTGGCAAGGAGTATAAAAAACGTATAGGTCAGTTGGAACAGCAACAACTCGAAGCAAGTAAGGCTATGAACATACTCAAACAAAGCATACTTGAGCAGGACAAATTAGTGGGAAAACTAAAAGAGaagttgataaataaaactaatGATGACAAATCTAATCTAAAAAAGTTCATAACTAGCTTACCTATAATAAAGCAATGGTACATTTTACTTAAATACAAGATGGATAATAGAAACACCAAAATGCTTGCTTTGAATATAATGTTGCTCATTGTAACTGCGTGGTTGTTTGGAATGGTCTTACAGATGACCTATCGCACAGgaatattgttgttttctaCATCACCCAGTCCAGCAACCTATATTTACGATAATTATGGGAGAAATAGACTAAGCTTTAGACTTGGGTTTGATTTATGGCGAAATATTCCTTGGCTTGAGAAGCTAATCTATCACTATCTCGAGTGGTGA